Below is a genomic region from Vitis riparia cultivar Riparia Gloire de Montpellier isolate 1030 chromosome 5, EGFV_Vit.rip_1.0, whole genome shotgun sequence.
gccaaggaaaaaaagaaaaaaattaagggtaCATGTAATGAAGAATACAAAAAACCAGTATAAAGtatataatagagaaaacaTTGGACAACAAAGAAGTGACAATCAAATATGTGTGAATATGTATATAGAGGAAGATAGAAACTAAGCATAGACATGGGGATTCTCCAATAGATAGGCTTCCACAACTTTGTATATCCCCATAGCTCTAGCCTTACCAGCTTTTATCTCCTCTTCCTTAATCTCAAACTTTCCCTTGGTGTGATACTCGCTTGCCATCTTACAAATGCTACCTCCATCTGTTGCCTCAAACTTCACCTCATGAGCAATTGATTCAAGCTCCTCACCCAATACATCTCCCTCAATCATACGATACTTGCACACAAAATTCTCTTTGTCCAATTCTTCGATTTGGTGCTTCACGTATTTGAGATTGCTAGCTGCATGACAAGCCAAAAGAAACATATTTTAGGCTCTTGCTGTAATATTTCACATGGGATAGGGAAAAAAGTTTCTATTGCAATACATGTATGAGTtgcttttaattatttaaaagcattttaaattTGTGTGGGCTCATAAATAATACCTATACACGGTTGAGAGTGGATTGTTATAAATTGTTTCAAAGTAATTCTCAATCCTTATGGAAGTTTTAAAAGCCATGTGGGTTTATTGGACTTAGAGCGAATAATACCTACACATAGGGTTGAGACGAGGTTGTTACAAATAGTATTAGAGTTTGTTTAGCCTCGCAAAGAGTGTATGCCTATTTGGGGAAAAAGTTcctaatgttatatatatacaaactGCTTTTAACTATTGAGCTTAAAACATATAATATCTATTCTTTTGATTTAAGATTACTGACCTTCGGTGAAGTTCACTTGTTCAATGGTTCCAGCTCCTCCATCTCCTTGGACAACATCGATGCTTCTTATGGTCTGGGGCAAGAGCTTTGGGATCAGGTTGTTGGAGTCTAGGATCAGGGCCTTGAAGATGCGAGAGGGGGCAATTGGGCATGTGAATTCTTGTGTGAAACTGGTGACACCCATGTTTTGGGAGAATATGAAAGCAATGGTCTTTGAAAATTGTGGGGATCTTCACCAGTTTGCAGTACTTATAGATTGGGTTTTAGGTGGTATGTGTTTGGCATGAATTCACAAAAGAGGAATTAATTGGAGATTCAACCTTCTGCCTCTCCGACTTTTGACTAAATACGCACTTATGCATATGCCACATGGGCGGCTTGACCTGAGGAACCAAGGTACCCACCCCATGTCTGCGATGGCAAGATACCTTTACATGTTCGCAGTATGGGCAAAAGTTCTAGTCAGATGTATACGCATATCCTTTCAATAGAATTGtagattttctttcttgatatCAGGTTTAGATCAAGTGTAGAATCACAAAAGCATATCTTATGCTGCTGGGGTTGTGTGACCCAGATGAAGTTTGGGTCCAGCGAAAGGAGAGAAAGCAAAAAGGGTTTAGACCTTTCAGACAAGAACTTTGAACAAGATAGATTTTGGATAAGTTAGGTTGGGTGGCTGCTGAGGTTGAGTCAAAAATGGCCAATTTGATAATTAGAACTACCACAAAAATTGGCCTAAGTTGTTTTATCATTCTTCCTTTTCCCCTTCAGAATCCAAGACCCTTCACACCAAACCAATctatacttaattttatttctaagagATCATAATCTTGCTCTGAAGGCAATGATGGGTGTTACCTGCTTTACTTTACCCAAAAAGTTCATGACTCTGGCTGCTCCTGCTAAAGATGTTCAAGCCTTTGGTACATGGTGAATGATGGAAAATCAAGATGGAATCCCAACAAAAGAAATCAACGCAGGAGATGAGATCCATCACCATGAAGAACATCGAACTAATTTCCACTGTGACCAAACAAACCccttatatcattcttcttcttttccccATTAGAGGAGTCAATTCTCTCATCGTCACCACTGTGATAAAacccttgtttttattttgtggtTTAATGAACCAGAGGGAGATCATAGTACCATATCATAGAAGGGTGCCTTGAGGTTCAATTGACTTGGAAAGAATCCTACTCTCTCTGTACCACAATCAAACCATTAAAGAGGAAACAGACAAAAACCTGAGAGAGATTCAGTTGATTGAGACCATAGATCAACATAACATGGGAACTCAATATCAACCTGGATAATGTGCATTTATATATGTTTAGATATGAAGATTGATCACATCAATGGCAGTTTTACTTATCTATCAGctctttatctttctttctggaaattttattattcatctcCCATTTGATTTCTCCGATCAATTCTCATATTTGGCATTGATAGGATGCCTATGGATTGAACTCCAATGAAAAAGTTCATAACAAGCAAAAAGATCattagataaaaatgaaaacactgCTAGATCTGCTGCTAAGACTTTTCTGCCTGCCATGAATTTGTCATTTGCAGAGCCACAAAACCAGAGCCCAGAGACAACATAACCCCATAACTTGGCAAAATTCACATACTGATTGTATTTTGCATTTTTCAAGAcaagaaccaaaaaaaagaaaaaaaagaaaaaagaaaaaagaaaaaaaaaaaggtagctaaacatattaggaaaaaaaacacacaattctcaaaataatcaCAGAGGTTTTTTTCAAGTATAGGCGCGAGGGTGTGCCATGAGATAGGCTTCCAACACTTCATACATCCCAATTGCTCTGTCCTTGCCATGCTCTATGTCCTCTTCTCTGATCTCTACATCCCCTTTTGTTTTGTACACGCTTGTCAGATTACAAACACACCCCCCAAAACCATATGGCTCGAACTTCACATCATAAGTAATATATTCAATCTTGTCCATTATTAGGGCATCAGTCTCAAACATAGTGTATGTGCATGTGAGTTTCTCTTTGTCTAGTGCATCGATCCGATGCTTCATGTATGTTAAAGGACTAGCTGCATATTCCATCACAATCAAACATGTTTGTTAGTTATGTTATCATTGAATTATCTAATTCAAAGGCACTGAGTATATGTTGGAAAATTAGTATCTAGTACTTTTGCTGACCTTCAGTGAAGTTGATCTGTTTGATGCTCCCAACTTCTCCTTCCCCTTCAAGAAATTCAATGCTCTTAATGGATGAAAACATGAGCTTGGGGCAGAGGTTGTGGGAGTCTAGGATCAAGGCCTTGAACATCCTGCCTGGAGTGACATGAGTCGCATACTTTTGACTGAGTCTTATGACACCCATGTTCTTTTACAGAGTTGATTGAGAGGAATGGTATGGAGAGGATTGGGAGAAGGAGATGGAAGAGTTGTAGCTCAATGGGTGGGGATAGATTTCTTTTGGGAGGTGAAGATGAAGACTCTTATGTGTTTTTTTAACTAGTTAGCAACTTGAGACACCCATGTTCTTTTACAGAGTTGATTGAGAGGAATGGTATGGAGAGGATTGGGAGAAGGAGATGGAAGAGTTGTAGCTCAATGGGTGGGGATAGATTTCTTTTGAGAGGTGAAGATGAAGACTCTTATGTGTTTTTTTAACTAGTTAGCAACTTGAGATTAGGGTGGCTTGGGTTAAATATTGCTAATCCATGATTCAAAGTTCGATGCCGTTGCAATATTATAATGTTGGCCTCATCTTTTTCATTTCTGACCTGTTCAACATGCCAAGGAGAAATCTCCATATAAAAATCATCTCAGTGATCTATGGAGACATGAAACTTTCATACTTtaagggaataaaaaaaaaaagaaaaaggaaaataaggagAAGAATGTGCAGAaaggaaaataacaaatatctTCAACCAACTCCTAAGGTTGGTCTCAAACAAAACTTTATACATTatgttttgtttgaaaaattgacTTTTAGGACTAACTTTattagaaaaagggaaaaatagagGGATAATTCTTTTTCCCCAAAAACAATTTGTGGGCCTTCATTGCTTTAGAAGAACCTCCTACAATGGGTGCGTTGCCAATGCATATGACTTGTGGTGGTCCGACTTTGAAAAGTAGCAATAATTAttagaaaggaaaattattGTTGGGCATGAATTACCTTGAAACATCACGTAACAGGTGCAATATTGCCATGGCATATGACTTGTGGTCGTTGTTAGGGTTTGGGCAGGGGTAACATGAGATAACCAGGCCCAGACCTATCCTTCCATGCTTTCAAAAATAAGGCCTAACCCACTTTGTGGGGCATATGtcctttaaaaaagaaaacaagccCATTTGAATAGGCATCATATACTTGTAAGAGCTTGTAAACCTGGGAGTTGGGACCATGTAATTATCCCTTGAagacttttatttattagaagtggagaaaaatcaaaatgaaatgattattattttttttttgtgggccATGCGTGGGATTCTAGAATGAATAGTTGTGGTTTAAGGGGTAAGATTGATCTTAAAATGAAATTTCCATATCTTAAGAGAATGAATGTGACATTTGTTGACATTCAAGATACATTAATCTAGACTTgtattctttgttttattttattagatagGAGATTTGAATGGTTGCTAATATGTCacaacaagtttgaaaatttggagaTACTAAATAGGATTTGAGCCAAGAAGACCGGCATAGAGATAGACTCAAGTCTCACAGATTTTATGGataattttctttgcttctaGGCAGTCTATGCCACAAGCCTTCCTGAAGAAGTTTTGCTTTATCTTCCTTGTGATTTTCTTCCATTCCTTTTATCTTCCCTTTTGTGATAATTGTAATTTGAAGAACACCtagaaaatcaatttcattcaGGACAGCAATGAGAGAGCCAAAAGAAACATTAAAGAACAGGTCATGCCCATTTTTTAGGCTGAAAATATAACTAATAGATGAACCCAGAGATGAGCTGAACTTTTTTACAGTAATAGAATTAATGCATTTCCTTTGTAATCACAATGAAGAATAGATTCCTCAAGTCCCATGTTATCTTCTAGTATTATGGACTTGTTTAGTACCATAATCCATAAATTACAATGAAGCATCCTGTTCTTGAGAAAATAGGCAAAATAGGGAAGTTCACACTGTAGGGCTCACATAGCTCACAGGCTTGAATGGTCTATGTATTCCCTGGAATATTAATGGAAAAAGATGTGGACCCTTGTGATTAATACAATTGGGATGTGTTTGGTGTTGCAATTAAACAGGCATGTGAATCCACAATTTATCAGTTCATGGCCCTGAGGAAACAGTTGGGAATAGTGGCCCAAATTATGTCAAAAGTCACCATCATCAAATCAGTGCACAGATTTTGTCTTTTCTGGTTGAtttcttttctcaaaaaaaaaaaaaagtttcactAGATTAGTAGAAAACATGGCCATAGTTTGGAGTATGTTTCCTACGGCCCAGAGTATCTGGTGGCCATCACAGGCTTAATGTTTTTGGTGAGGTAACCAGTTCTCTAGCTGGTAATGGCTTCCGTTAAGACATAATAGCAGTCCTCTAATCAATTGAATCAATCCTGCTCTATAAGGTCTGGATTTTCAGGAATGTGACGTGTTCTTCTGGATTGATTCATGTTGTAAAATAGATACAGCACAGATCTACATATATATGAAGGGATTTCATCTGGTCATTAGTATTATGAAGACTCAGGAAGTGTATGATAATCTCAGCCAAGTGGTGGAATAGAGAAAATGCTCAAGTTTTCTATACTACTTTAGAAGCTAAAGGGCTTGACAATTCATCACTATCCTAATTATGTCTTGGAACAGTAAGGCAAAGTTAGATTCACGAGTCATACTTTAGATTCTTCTCTGATATGTTAAAGCTGTGAAAGAATAGGTACACATTCTTAGCAGTTTTAATTAAATTCGAACTTTCTAATTAGAACTTTCTAGAGTTCAGTCCAACAAGAAAGAATAGTAGATCAAAATTATCAATATGGagcaaatcaaatttgaatatcAGGTTGATAGAGCTTTTATTTATCAGGCCAGAGTGGCAGATTTGatggaaggaaaacaaaaaggcaGCAAGCAACAAGTGATTAAGTGGAGGAGAAGCAATACAGGTTCGAAACTCTCAACAGGATGCATTAGGCTCAGGCATCAGGATTAGCTAAGAGGTAGGCTTCCACAGCCTTGAAGACAGCTGCTGCCTTTTCTTTGCCATCCTTGATTTCCTCTTCTTTGATCTCCACACCGGGTTTGGTATGATACTCGCTCACATTCTTGCTCTTGCATCCCCCATCAGGACTGGCCTCAAATGAAATCTCGTAACTTATATATTCAATCTTGTCCATCAAAGCATCACCTTCAATCAAAGTATACTTGTAGATCATCTTCTCTTTGTCTAGTTCATCAATCCTATGCTTCACATATTTGAATTGGCTACCTGCATAGAGAGCAAAAATTCAAACATCTTTGGTTAgtacaattttatatatgtgAGTAAATTAAGACCATATGCTAGTGAAAATTTATGTAAAGTAGCTAGCCTTCAGCAAAGTTCAGCTGCTTGATGGTTCCAGGGCCTCCATTGCCTTCCACTGTTTCGATACTTTTAATGGCCTGAGGGACGACCTTGGGCAAAAGGGAGTCAGCCTCAAGGATCAGGGCCTTGAAGAGTCGTGGTGCAGGGACAGGACTAGTGAGCTCATCAGTGTAAGTGACAACACCCATGCTCTCCTTATAGTCTTGGAAATGATCAGAGGGAGAACCAAGGAGATGGATCAATGGAAATTGGAAAACTTTGGAGCGAGTGAGATGGTGAAGACTACTAGAGGTGGTATTTGTAGATTGAGGAGTGGGTTATGCGTAAATGCTCTGCATTAATTACCATGAAATACCTTATAGAAAGCCATCATTTTTAGGTGCATATCAGTATGGTGGATCAGTTCTAAGGACCTATGTCTCAGTTACTGCAAGTCATGACTGGGAATTTAGGTACAATTTGTCCTTTGACTGATAAAgcacaaaaaaattgaactacCAAGATATTTTTATCTGATCTTTGAATTGAAACTGAGCCAGAAAATGCAAATGATTTCCATTGTTTTTACTTGCCAGAGAAAGCATAGTCTCCTGAGAATGGGTTAGAAAGAAGAATACAAGACATTTAGTCCCAAATGTGCTCAGAATATTCTCAACCTTACCTGTAGATTAAATTTCATGGGATATTTAAGGGTGCCTTAATTCGAAGAGAACCAACAAAAGTATATTAATCTAAGTcataattaagttaaaagtaaGAATATCAGAAGGCAAGAGACACCAACAAAAATGCCAGAAGATGATGCATAGTGTGACATATTCAAGAGGCTTACACCTCTATCTTCAATGTCACTCTTGTAGCTGATTTTAATTGAGGTCGTTGGAGATTTATACTGCTTCCAaccaacaaattaaataatggaAGATTGGTCTTCTATGTgtaccacaaaaaaaaaaaaaaaaaaaaaaatagagaaggaaagaaagaaaaacaatgctATGGGGGTAATCCTATGATGTAATGATCAATGTATTAAGATAAATTGTTCTTTGTTACTAGCTTCTTGTGGAATGGCTGCatctcaattcaatttttttaggaagattacaaacaaaggaACTGCCCTCGTAAATAGCCGAAGTATGTGgtagaatttaattttctaacaaGGCTCATGCCCTTTTGTTGCCTTAAATCTTTCATTTTCTACTTCCATCTTCACTCCTGCGGATGTCTCTTTGAGATCTGGAGATTCAGTCAAGGAGATATTTTCAAAGCTAGTCATTTGGGGTGGCCACCCATTTCACCCAACAGAAATATTCTCCAAACTGGGATAGACACAAACTGACCCAACACCAATGGCATCTTCATTTCtgggtttatatatatatatatataatagggcCTATTGCATTTAAGGCTAGCCAAGAAGGACAGATTGAAGATATTTACCCATGCCCAATTTGTAACACAAAGTCTTCACCTTATATTAATAAGGATAGAAGCCCACAAGGGGCCCTTCAAGATATGTTATTGCATTCTAATTATAGATCTagtatattaaatatataagtcCTTTGATTACCCATGGCCAGTTTG
It encodes:
- the LOC117914202 gene encoding major allergen Pru ar 1-like, whose amino-acid sequence is MGVIRLSQKYATHVTPGRMFKALILDSHNLCPKLMFSSIKSIEFLEGEGEVGSIKQINFTEASPLTYMKHRIDALDKEKLTCTYTMFETDALIMDKIEYITYDVKFEPYGFGGCVCNLTSVYKTKGDVEIREEDIEHGKDRAIGMYEVLEAYLMAHPRAYT
- the LOC117914082 gene encoding major allergen Pru ar 1-like, giving the protein MGVVTYTDELTSPVPAPRLFKALILEADSLLPKVVPQAIKSIETVEGNGGPGTIKQLNFAEGSQFKYVKHRIDELDKEKMIYKYTLIEGDALMDKIEYISYEISFEASPDGGCKSKNVSEYHTKPGVEIKEEEIKDGKEKAAAVFKAVEAYLLANPDA
- the LOC117914843 gene encoding major strawberry allergen Fra a 1-3-like; the protein is MGVTSFTQEFTCPIAPSRIFKALILDSNNLIPKLLPQTIRSIDVVQGDGGAGTIEQVNFTEASNLKYVKHQIEELDKENFVCKYRMIEGDVLGEELESIAHEVKFEATDGGSICKMASEYHTKGKFEIKEEEIKAGKARAMGIYKVVEAYLLENPHVYA